In Delphinus delphis chromosome 11, mDelDel1.2, whole genome shotgun sequence, one genomic interval encodes:
- the KRT7 gene encoding keratin, type II cytoskeletal 7, whose protein sequence is MSIHLSSQVFSSRSSAFPGRGTQVRLNSVRPGGFGGSSSSLYGLGASRPRVAARSSYGGPVGAGIREVTINQSLLTPLQVNIDPSIQQVRQEEREQIKTLNNKFASFIDKVRFLEQQNKLLETKWALLQEQKSTKRSCLPGIFEAQTAGLRKQLEALQLDGGRLEVELRNMQDVVEDFKNKYEDEINRHTAAENEFVVLKKDVDVAYMNKVELEAKVDTLKDEINFLRTLYEEELKELQSKVSDTSVVLSMDNSRSLDLDGIIAEVKAQYEEIANRSRAEAEAWYQTKFETFQAQAGKHGDDLRRSRNEIAELNRAVQRLLAEIDSNKNQRAKLEAAVAEAEERGELAVKDARAKLVDLEEALQKAKQDMARQLREYQELMSTKLALDIEIATYRKLLEGEESRMTGAGVGAVNISVVGSTGGAGSRLTFGGTMGSDALRFSSGGGPGAPKAYSIRTTSAPGRCTRN, encoded by the exons ATGTCCATCCACTTAAGCTCCCAGGTCTTCAGCTCGCGCTCCTCCGCCTTCCCGGGGCGCGGCACCCAGGTGCGCTTGAACTCGGTGCGCCCCGGCGGCttcggcggcagcagcagcagcctctaCGGCCTTGGCGCCTCGCGGCCGCGCGTCGCCGCGCGCTCATCCTACGGGGGCCCAGTGGGCGCCGGCATCCGCGAGGTCACCATCAACCAGAGCCTGCTGACCCCGCTGCAGGTGAACATCGACCCCTCCATCCAGCAGGTGCGCCAGGAGGAGCGCGAGCAGATCAAGACCCTGAACAACAAGTTCGCCTCCTTCATCGACAAG GTGCGGTTTCTGGAGCAGCAGAACAAACTGCTGGAGACCAAGTGGGCACTGCTGCAGGAGCAGAAGTCGACCAAGAGGAGCTGCCTCCCGGGCATCTTTGAGGCCCAGACTGCTGGCCTGCGGAAGCAGCTTGAGGCCCTGCAGCTGGACGGGGGCCGCCTGGAGGTGGAGCTTCGGAACATGCAGGATGTCGTGGAAGACTTCAAGAACAA GTACGAAGACGAAATTAACCGTCACACGGCTGCTGAGAATGAGTTTGTAGTGCTGAAGAAG gaTGTGGATGTCGCCTACATGAACAAGGTGGAGTTGGAGGCTAAGGTGGACACCCTGAAGGATGAGATCAACTTCCTCAGGACCCTCTATGAGGAG GAGTTGAAAGAGCTGCAGTCCAAGGTCTCAGACACGTCTGTGGTCCTGTCCATGGACAACAGCCGCTCCCTGGACCTGGACGGCATCATCGCCGAGGTCAAGGCCCAGTATGAGGAGATCGCCAACCGCAGCCGGGCTGAGGCTGAGGCCTGGTACCAGACCAAG TTTGAGACCTTCCAGGCCCAGGCTGGGAAGCACGGGGACGACCTCCGGCGTAGCCGGAATGAGATCGCGGAGCTGAACCGGGCCGTCCAGAGGCTGCTGGCTGAGATCGACAGCAACAAGAACCAG CGTGCCAAGTTGGAGGCTGCCGTCGCCGAGGCCGAGGAGCGTGGGGAGCTGGCTGTCAAGGATGCACGGGCCAAGCTGGTGGACCTGGAGGAGGCCCTGCAGAAGGCCAAGCAGGACATGGCCCGGCAGCTCCGGGAGTACCAGGAGCTCATGAGCACCAAACTGGCCCTGGACATCGAGATCGCCACCTACCGCAAGCTGCTGGAGGGCGAGGAGAGCAG GATGACCGGAGCTGGAGTGGGAGCCGTGAACATCT cTGTGGTCGGTTCCACGGGCGGTGCTGGCAGCCGGCTGACCTTCGGGGGAACCATGGGCAGCGATGCCCTGAGATTCTCCAGTGGTGGAGGGCCTGGGGCCCCCAAGGCCTATTCCATTAGGACCACATCTGCCCCCGGCAGGTGCACCCGCAACTGA
- the LOC132433698 gene encoding keratin, type II cuticular Hb1 has protein sequence MTYGSGFGGRAFSCFSACGTRPSRCSITAAPYRGISCYRGLTGGFGSRSLCEGFRTGSCGRSFGYRSGGVCGPSPPCITTVSVNESLLAPLNLEIDPNVQCVKHEEKEQIKCLNNRFAAFIDKVRFLEQQNKLLETKWQFYQNRQCCESNLEPLFQAYIQTLRREAECVEADSGRLASELSHMQEVLEGYKQKYEAEVALRVTAENEFVALKKDVDCAYLCKSDLEANSEALIQEIDFLRRLYEEEIRVLHTHISDASVIIKMDNSRDLNMDSIVAEIKANYDDIAGRSRAEAESWYRSNCEEMKATVLRHGETLRRAKEEINELNRVIQRLTAEVKNAKCQNSKLEATVTQAEQQGKVALNDARCKLAGLEEALQKAKRDMACLLKEYQEVMNSKLGLDIEIATYRRLLEGEEHRLCEGVGAVNVCVSSSRGGVVCGDLCVSGSRPVTGSVCSVPCSGNLAVSTGLCGPYGPCSSVTSCGVGSRASSCRKC, from the exons ATGACCTACGGATCAGGATTCGGCGGCCGCGCCTTCAGCTGCTTCTCAGCCTGCGGGACCCGCCCCAGCCGCTGCAGCATCACGGCCGCCCCCTACCGCGGCATCTCCTGCTACCGCGGCCTCACCGGGGGCTTTGGCAGCCGCAGCCTCTGCGAGGGCTTCCGCACCGGCTCCTGCGGCCGCAGCTTCGGGTACCGCTCTGGCGGCGTGTGCGGCCCCAGCCCGCCCTGCATCACCACCGTGTCGGTCAATGAGAGCCTCCTCGCGCCCCTCAACCTGGAGATCGACCCCAATGTGCAGTGTGTGAAGCACGAGGAGAAGGAGCAGATCAAGTGTCTCAACAACAGGTTCGCTGCCTTCATCGACAAG GTGCGCTTCCTGGAGCAGCAGAACAAGCTGCTGGAGACCAAGTGGCAGTTCTACCAGAACCGCCAGTGCTGCGAGAGCAACCTGGAGCCCCTGTTCCAGGCCTACATCCAGACGCTGAGGAGGGAGGCTGAGTGCGTGGAGGCCGACAGCGGGAGGCTGGCCTCGGAGCTCAGCCACATGCAGGAGGTGCTGGAGGGCTACAAGCAGAA gtacGAGGCGGAAGTCGCTCTGAGAGTGACAGCGGAGAACGAGTTTGTGGCTCTGAAGAAG GATGTGGACTGCGCCTACCTCTGCAAGTCAGACCTGGAGGCCAACTCAGAGGCCCTGATTCAGGAGATCGACTTCCTGCGGCGACTGTATGAGGAG GAGATCCGAGTTCTCCACACTCACATCTCAGACGCCTCGGTCATCATCAAGATGGACAACAGCCGGGACCTGAATATGGACAGCATTGTGGCCGAGATCAAGGCGAACTATGACGACATTGCCGGCCGCAGTCGGGCCGAGGCTGAGAGCTGGTACCGCAGCAAC TGTGAGGAGATGAAGGCCACGGTGCTCCGGCATGGGGAGACCCTGCGCCGTGCCAAGGAGGAGATCAACGAGCTGAACCGCGTGATCCAGAGGCTGACGGCCGAGGTCAAGAATGCCAAGTGCCAG AACTCCAAGTTGGAGGCCACTGTGACCCAGGCGGAGCAGCAGGGCAAGGTGGCCCTTAATGATGCCCGCTGCAAGCTGGCCGGGCTGGAGGAGGCCCTGCAGAAGGCCAAGCGGGACATGGCCTGCCTGCTCAAGGAGTACCAGGAGGTGATGAACTCCAAGCTGGGCCTGGACATCGAGATCGCCACCTACAGGCGCCTGCTGGAGGGCGAGGAGCACAG aCTGTGTGAAGGCGTTGGGGCCGTGAATGTCT GTGTCAGCAGCTCCCGGGGCGGGGTCGTCTGCGGGGACCTCTGCGTGTCCGGCTCCCGGCCGGTGACTGGCAGCGTCTGCAGCGTCCCCTGCAGCGGGAACCTGGCGGTGAGCACCGGCCTGTGTGGGCCCTACGGCCCCTGCAGCTCCGTCACGTCTTGCGGCGTGGGCTCCCGCGCCAGCAGCTGCCGCAAATGTTAA